The following are encoded in a window of Lichenicola cladoniae genomic DNA:
- a CDS encoding circularly permuted type 2 ATP-grasp protein — MPRFFCEIMNTLGPLDPTVQMIHDRLQSFDVDELRRRATSAEAELYNLGITFTVYSDRDAIDRILPFDLIPRILTAGEWELVERGVVQRVTAINKFLWDIYHDQKILRDGIIPRDLVLGNVNFRPEMMGLDVPLGVYVHVNGTDIVRDEAGRFLVLEDNARTPSGVSYVIENRHMMLRVLPDLLSGIGIRPVEEYGLRLKQAMIEIAPAGVSDPQVVLLSPGIYNSAYFEHVFLAREMGVPLVEGRDLVVENARVFMRTIAGLRPVHSIYRRLNDDFLDPDVFRPESQLGVRGLVDAWRRGNVAIANAVGTGVADDKAIYAYMPRIIRYYLDEEPILNNVDTRICREPDGLKYTLDNLEKLVVKPVGESGGYGLIIGPHATRAELDEFRIKLKADPANYISQPVINLSTAPTLCEGGVEARHVDLRPFAVTGASTWVLPGGLSRVALKKGSLVVNSSQGGGSKDTWVLS, encoded by the coding sequence ATGCCGCGCTTCTTCTGCGAGATTATGAACACGCTCGGACCGCTCGATCCGACCGTCCAGATGATCCATGACCGGCTCCAGTCGTTCGACGTGGACGAGTTGCGCCGCCGCGCGACGTCGGCCGAGGCCGAGCTCTATAATCTCGGGATCACCTTCACGGTCTACTCAGACCGGGACGCGATCGACCGCATCCTGCCTTTCGACCTGATCCCGCGCATCCTGACCGCCGGCGAGTGGGAGCTCGTCGAACGCGGCGTGGTCCAGCGGGTCACCGCGATCAACAAGTTCCTGTGGGACATCTACCACGACCAGAAAATCCTGCGGGACGGCATCATTCCGCGCGACCTGGTACTCGGCAACGTCAACTTCCGTCCCGAGATGATGGGGCTGGACGTTCCGCTGGGGGTCTACGTGCATGTGAACGGCACGGACATCGTGCGCGACGAGGCCGGCCGGTTCCTGGTGCTCGAGGATAATGCCCGGACGCCGTCGGGCGTGTCCTACGTCATCGAAAACCGGCACATGATGCTGCGGGTGCTGCCCGACCTGCTGTCGGGCATCGGGATCCGGCCGGTCGAGGAATACGGCCTCAGGCTGAAGCAGGCGATGATCGAGATCGCCCCGGCCGGCGTGAGCGATCCGCAGGTCGTGCTGCTGTCGCCGGGCATCTACAACTCGGCCTATTTCGAGCATGTATTCCTCGCACGGGAAATGGGCGTGCCGCTGGTCGAGGGTCGTGACCTGGTGGTCGAGAACGCCAGGGTGTTCATGCGAACGATTGCCGGCCTGCGACCGGTCCATTCGATCTATCGCCGGCTCAACGACGATTTCCTCGATCCGGACGTGTTCCGGCCGGAAAGCCAGCTCGGCGTACGCGGGCTCGTCGATGCCTGGCGCCGCGGCAACGTGGCGATCGCCAATGCGGTCGGCACCGGTGTTGCCGACGACAAGGCGATCTATGCCTACATGCCCCGCATCATCCGCTACTACCTGGATGAAGAGCCGATCCTGAACAACGTCGATACGCGGATCTGCCGGGAACCCGATGGCCTCAAATATACGCTCGACAACCTCGAGAAGCTGGTCGTCAAGCCGGTCGGGGAGTCGGGCGGCTATGGCCTCATCATCGGGCCGCATGCCACCAGGGCCGAGCTCGACGAGTTCCGGATCAAGCTCAAGGCCGATCCCGCCAACTACATCAGCCAGCCGGTCATCAACCTCTCCACCGCACCGACCCTGTGCGAGGGCGGCGTCGAGGCCCGCCATGTCGATCTGCGCCCGTTCGCGGTGACCGGCGCGTCCACCTGGGTCCTGCCGGGCGGCCTGTCCCGCGTGGCGCTGAAAAAAGGCTCGCTGGTGGTGAACTCGTCCCAGGGTGGCGGCTCCAAGGACACGTGGGTGCTGTCATGA